The Nocardia terpenica genome has a segment encoding these proteins:
- a CDS encoding ATP-binding protein, with translation MDGSRNTTPEGAGEGFGAALRKLRMERGISAAHLARQLNYSKGHLNNVEKGVKRPSPEFIRACDDALDAHGALLALMPQPRPPRAHPPVRPAQLPPGPTHFVGRDRQLALLEDLRADGEGPLVVVVNGRPGVGKTTLALSWTRRIRDDYPDGVLVADLRGYSPSQPPAEPAEVLEEFLRALGVSPDRVPSTVSGRSALYRSLLDGHRTVVVLDNAVSSAQVRPLLPGATGAVAIVTSRDRLSSLAIHDGAYLVDLDVFTEREAIELLCTVVGPDRVRAHPDAAADVVRRCANLPLAVRVAAERIAARPALTLTDLAADLADESSRLAALAVDDEAPVHAVFSWSYRGLSPAVARMFRTLALHAGPGIGLGAAAALADVSVAEARNSLGRLVIGHLVDEVRHERFRFHDLVRLYAREQVDLDPPAETSAAVHRELVWYLRTVHAASLILGPSNQYFPGEIPTTGPPPPALTSYEDAVGWFELELTNIVAATRQAYELGWYELAWQIPHALFEFLHLQQPWSIWENIYRIGLAAAEKAHSRSAEAWMRHGLGLVNLGLRRFPESFTLICEALEIRRADGDIDNQAWGMWALGALHMETDRIPAAFDGFDEALRLFGQANDDYGQAATLNTIAHLHHRLGDSDKALPLCSEALAIYRASGNRHGEGDALHQLGEVHAALGQLDDALRCLEEALKVRRTTGDSKGEADTLVALAEISHRSGSHGTAREYLEQAVDLFAERGDPRSPRVDRLLDEIPRRPPPEEGDTSGTTARQGR, from the coding sequence ATGGACGGAAGTCGGAATACGACTCCGGAGGGAGCGGGGGAGGGGTTCGGGGCGGCGTTGCGCAAGCTCCGGATGGAACGCGGCATCTCGGCGGCGCACCTGGCGCGGCAGCTCAACTACAGCAAGGGACACCTCAACAACGTCGAGAAGGGCGTGAAACGCCCCAGCCCGGAATTCATCCGGGCCTGTGACGACGCGCTCGACGCCCACGGCGCGCTGCTCGCCCTGATGCCGCAGCCGCGCCCGCCGCGCGCGCACCCACCGGTCCGCCCCGCCCAACTTCCGCCCGGCCCAACCCATTTCGTGGGCCGCGACCGGCAACTCGCCCTGCTCGAGGACCTGCGCGCCGACGGCGAGGGGCCACTGGTGGTCGTGGTCAACGGCCGCCCCGGCGTCGGCAAGACCACCCTCGCCCTGTCCTGGACCCGGCGCATCCGCGACGACTACCCCGACGGGGTCCTCGTCGCCGACCTGCGCGGATACTCCCCGTCGCAGCCCCCCGCCGAGCCCGCCGAGGTCCTCGAGGAGTTCCTGCGCGCCCTCGGCGTCTCACCGGATCGGGTGCCCAGCACGGTATCCGGGCGCAGCGCCCTCTACCGCAGCCTGCTCGACGGCCACCGCACCGTCGTGGTGCTCGACAATGCCGTCTCCTCCGCGCAGGTGCGCCCGCTGCTGCCCGGCGCCACCGGTGCCGTCGCCATCGTGACCAGCCGGGATCGGTTGTCCAGCTTGGCCATCCACGACGGCGCCTACCTGGTCGACCTGGATGTGTTCACCGAGCGCGAGGCGATCGAGCTGCTGTGCACCGTCGTCGGGCCCGATCGCGTCCGCGCCCACCCCGACGCGGCCGCCGACGTCGTGCGCCGGTGCGCGAATCTGCCGCTGGCGGTGCGGGTCGCGGCCGAGCGCATCGCCGCGCGCCCCGCGCTCACCCTCACCGACCTGGCCGCCGATCTCGCCGACGAGTCGTCGCGCCTGGCGGCCCTGGCCGTCGACGACGAGGCCCCCGTCCACGCCGTGTTCTCCTGGTCCTATCGCGGGCTGTCCCCCGCGGTCGCGCGCATGTTCCGCACGCTGGCGCTGCACGCCGGACCCGGCATCGGCCTCGGCGCGGCCGCCGCCCTCGCCGACGTATCCGTCGCCGAGGCCCGAAACAGCCTGGGCCGCCTGGTGATCGGGCATCTCGTCGACGAGGTGCGGCATGAGCGCTTCCGCTTCCACGACCTGGTGCGCCTGTACGCGCGCGAGCAGGTCGACCTGGACCCGCCCGCCGAGACGTCCGCGGCCGTGCACCGGGAACTGGTCTGGTATCTGCGCACCGTGCACGCGGCGAGCCTGATCCTGGGGCCGAGCAACCAGTACTTCCCCGGCGAGATCCCCACCACCGGACCACCGCCGCCCGCGCTGACCTCCTACGAGGACGCGGTCGGCTGGTTCGAGCTCGAGCTCACCAATATCGTCGCCGCGACCCGGCAGGCCTACGAGCTGGGCTGGTACGAGCTCGCCTGGCAGATCCCGCACGCCCTGTTCGAATTCCTGCACCTGCAGCAGCCGTGGAGCATCTGGGAGAACATCTACCGCATCGGGTTGGCGGCGGCGGAGAAAGCGCACAGCCGGTCCGCCGAGGCGTGGATGCGCCACGGATTGGGTCTGGTGAATCTCGGGCTGCGCCGCTTCCCGGAAAGCTTCACCCTCATCTGCGAGGCCCTCGAGATCCGCCGCGCGGACGGCGATATCGACAATCAGGCGTGGGGCATGTGGGCCCTGGGCGCGCTGCACATGGAAACCGACCGCATCCCGGCCGCCTTCGACGGTTTCGACGAGGCGCTGCGATTGTTCGGGCAGGCGAACGACGACTACGGGCAGGCCGCCACCCTCAACACCATCGCCCACCTGCACCACCGGCTCGGCGACAGCGACAAGGCCCTGCCGCTGTGCAGCGAGGCCCTGGCCATCTACCGCGCCAGCGGCAATCGGCACGGCGAAGGCGACGCGCTGCATCAGCTCGGCGAGGTGCACGCCGCGCTCGGGCAACTCGACGACGCCCTGCGCTGCCTTGAGGAGGCCCTGAAGGTGCGCCGCACGACCGGCGACAGCAAGGGCGAAGCCGACACCCTCGTGGCACTCGCCGAGATCTCCCACCGGTCCGGCAGCCATGGCACCGCAAGAGAATATCTGGAGCAGGCGGTCGATCTGTTCGCCGAGCGCGGCGATCCACGATCGCCGCGCGTCGACCGGCTGCTCGACGAAATACCACGGCGGCCGCCGCCGGAGGAGGGAGACACCAGTGGGACCACAGCACGACAGGGGCGCTGA
- a CDS encoding FAD-binding protein has protein sequence MGPQHDRGADIRSFTESVRPQLDGALIDDDAVLRAVSIDFGNIVHHRPAAVLRPGSAADVAAVVKAANAFRIKVAARGAGHSCYGQSQAGDGVVVDMTALTSIGEVRDDRIEVATGATWSAVLRKTLEHGLTPPVLTDYLGVTVGGTLSVGGIGGTSYGRGLQLDNVLELEVVTGDGAIHTCSPDQERGLFDSVRAGLGQFGIITRATLRLIPAPARVRRYHLDYDSAEAATADQLALIEDGRFDFVQGHILPAEGRWRHILEVVRYYTPPDTVDNDELLHDLNYRLGSEQIDDLPYWDFMNRLAAGEEYLLSTGEWLTPHPWWNAFLPVGRASEFLDHLTDTIAPAEVGDAGLLLFYPVRTEHITAPFLRTPDEPITFLVSILQYPPDDPELVNAQLAANLAYYRRARAEGGLTYPIGAIPFEHEDWQHHFGSAWPDFLKAKNAYDPNHLFAPGQEIF, from the coding sequence GTGGGACCACAGCACGACAGGGGCGCTGACATTCGGAGCTTCACCGAATCGGTGCGGCCGCAACTGGACGGCGCGCTGATCGACGACGACGCCGTGCTGCGAGCCGTGTCCATCGATTTCGGAAATATCGTCCACCACCGCCCCGCCGCCGTGCTGCGGCCCGGGTCCGCGGCGGACGTCGCCGCTGTCGTCAAGGCCGCCAACGCCTTTCGGATCAAGGTGGCGGCCCGCGGCGCGGGGCACTCCTGCTACGGGCAATCGCAGGCCGGGGACGGCGTGGTCGTCGACATGACGGCGCTGACCTCGATCGGGGAGGTCCGCGACGACCGCATCGAGGTGGCCACCGGCGCCACCTGGTCGGCGGTGCTGCGCAAGACATTGGAGCACGGCCTCACCCCGCCGGTGCTCACCGACTACCTCGGCGTCACCGTCGGCGGCACCCTCTCGGTGGGCGGCATCGGCGGCACCAGCTACGGCCGTGGCCTGCAACTGGACAATGTGCTCGAACTCGAGGTCGTCACCGGCGACGGCGCGATCCACACCTGCTCTCCGGACCAGGAGCGGGGCCTGTTCGATTCCGTCCGTGCCGGACTCGGCCAATTCGGCATCATCACCCGCGCGACCCTGCGGCTGATTCCGGCCCCGGCGCGGGTCCGCCGCTATCACCTGGACTACGACTCCGCCGAGGCGGCGACCGCCGATCAGCTCGCGCTGATCGAGGACGGCCGATTCGATTTCGTGCAGGGTCACATCCTCCCGGCCGAGGGCCGGTGGCGTCATATCCTCGAGGTGGTCCGCTACTACACCCCGCCGGACACCGTGGACAACGACGAACTCCTGCACGACCTGAACTACCGCCTGGGGTCCGAGCAGATCGACGACCTGCCCTACTGGGATTTCATGAATCGCCTTGCCGCGGGCGAGGAATACCTGCTGTCCACCGGTGAATGGCTCACCCCGCACCCGTGGTGGAATGCCTTCCTCCCGGTCGGGCGGGCGAGCGAATTCCTCGACCATCTCACCGACACCATCGCCCCCGCCGAGGTCGGCGACGCGGGACTGCTGCTGTTCTACCCCGTGCGCACCGAGCACATCACCGCCCCCTTCCTGCGCACCCCCGACGAGCCGATCACCTTCCTCGTCTCGATCCTGCAGTACCCGCCCGACGACCCGGAGCTGGTGAACGCGCAACTCGCGGCGAATCTCGCCTACTACCGGCGCGCCCGCGCCGAGGGCGGGCTCACCTACCCGATCGGCGCCATCCCCTTCGAACACGAGGACTGGCAACACCATTTCGGGTCGGCCTGGCCGGACTTCCTGAAGGCGAAGAACGCCTACGACCCGAACCACCTGTTCGCACCCGGGCAGGAGATCTTCTAG
- a CDS encoding pyridoxamine 5'-phosphate oxidase family protein yields the protein MGEEVPSDTADPDCVEAHGLSDADSLGLLAGIGFGRIVFSRYALPAVRLVNHIVDDGLIVVDAGGDLSPYRQVVAFEADTIDPRTRLGWCVIATGTAESVTDPAEIDRYHALLRPLLPGNRDHMVRIQPDIVTGIEYRRSSAPG from the coding sequence GTGGGCGAGGAGGTTCCATCCGACACGGCCGATCCCGACTGCGTCGAGGCGCACGGGCTCTCCGACGCCGACTCGCTGGGGTTGCTCGCGGGTATCGGATTCGGCCGGATCGTGTTCTCGCGCTACGCATTACCGGCCGTCCGGCTGGTCAACCACATCGTCGACGACGGCCTGATCGTGGTGGACGCCGGGGGCGACCTCTCGCCCTATCGGCAGGTCGTGGCGTTCGAGGCCGACACCATCGACCCGCGCACCCGGCTCGGCTGGTGCGTGATCGCCACCGGCACCGCCGAATCGGTCACCGACCCGGCCGAGATCGACCGCTATCACGCGCTGCTGCGCCCGCTCCTGCCCGGCAACCGCGACCACATGGTCCGCATCCAGCCCGACATCGTCACCGGCATCGAATACCGGCGCAGCAGCGCGCCCGGCTAG
- a CDS encoding HAMP domain-containing protein has product MAVSGNDERLQPLLDGLKAVRDGNFRGYLPQVGDPLLDEISVVFNDMVDQLALFTTEVTRVAREVGTEGKLGGQASVPGVSGSWKDLTDSVNAMADNLTAQVRDIAGVATAVAKGDLTQQIKVDVKGELLELKNTLNTMVDQLSAFADEVTRVAREVGSEGRLGGQAKVPGVSGTWKGLTESVNIMAGNLTAQVRSIAEVTTAVAKGDLSQKITVDARGEILELKNTINTMVGTLSSFADEVTRVARDVGTEGRLGGQAQVFGVSGTWKGLTESVNFMADNLTDQVRSIAQVATAVAKGDLSQKITVEAKGEVAALAQTINTMVDTLSSFADEVTRVAREVGTEGRLGGQADVKGVSGTWKGLTESVNVMAANLTDQVRSIAQVTTAVARGDLSQKIRVDARGEILELKDTINTMVDTLSSFADEVTRVARDVGTQGRLGGQADVKGVSGTWKGLTESVNVMADNLTDQVRSIAQVATAVAKGDLSQKITVEAKGEVAALAQTINTMVDTLSAFADEVTRVAREVGTEGILGGQARVPNVAGTWKSLTDNVNSMAGNLTSQVRSIAQVTTAVARGELSQKIDVDARGEILELKTTINTMVDTLSSFAAEVTRVAREVGREGRLGGQAEVEGVSGTWKRLTENVNELAGNLTLQVRAIAEVTSAVATGDLTRSISVEAQGEVAELKNNINAMVQSLRETTHTNEQQAWLNTNLAKISGRLQGHRDLSAVAQLIMSQVTPMVGAQYGTFFFMETDGDHPRLRLIAGYGRKEDGTAFELGESLIGQVAQTKKPVVVDETPPDYVRIGSSLGAARPVNLIVLPIVFEDQVLGVIELASFGRFTPVQKDFLEQLMESIGVNVNTIMANARTDALLSESQRLAGELQQSNAELEEKAELLVRQNRDIEMKNFEIEQTRQEIEERAQQLALASKYKSEFLANMSHELRTPLTSLLILAGVLAKNATRNLTPKQVEFATVIQSAGKDLQQLIDDILDLSKVEAGKMDIRAERVPMRQLVEYVQTTFRPLTTQKGLAFEIEVHPEVPAHLETDEQRLRQVLRNLLSNAVKFTEKGRIRLEVRSLDDRVAFAVSDTGIGIDEQNLDTIFGAFQQADGTTSRRYGGTGLGLSISRQVANLLGGEIRAESRLGVGSTFTLYLPLTLHSEIITESWLGPKSVHRSVLVVEDPETAPLSRMIGGVIGELADTAGPITLESVGTPAAALDSLPAGPYLCALIDASLPGAAAPEFLGELHQMMAARNVPVLAYPVGELDADGRAVFEADGRPRRIELLRSPDEFRERFILLLTRTRRRALEAPAQRERRPQLQGRKVLLIDDDARNVLAIAGMLELNGLSVNHASNGRKGIEALQANPDVDVILMDVMMPEMDGHATTATIRRMPHFDRLPIIMVTAKAMAGDREKSLASGASDYITKPVDPDELLDCIARWLAPSA; this is encoded by the coding sequence ATGGCAGTGAGCGGCAACGACGAACGCCTCCAGCCGCTGCTGGACGGCCTGAAGGCAGTGCGGGACGGCAATTTCCGCGGCTATCTGCCGCAGGTGGGCGATCCGCTGCTGGACGAGATCTCGGTCGTCTTCAACGACATGGTCGATCAGCTAGCGCTGTTCACCACCGAGGTCACCCGGGTGGCCCGGGAGGTCGGCACCGAGGGCAAGCTCGGCGGCCAGGCGTCGGTGCCGGGCGTGTCCGGCAGCTGGAAGGACCTCACCGACTCGGTGAACGCGATGGCGGACAATCTCACCGCCCAGGTCCGCGATATCGCGGGCGTGGCGACCGCGGTCGCGAAAGGCGATCTGACGCAACAGATCAAGGTGGACGTCAAGGGTGAGCTGCTGGAGCTGAAGAACACCCTCAATACCATGGTCGATCAGCTGTCCGCCTTCGCCGACGAGGTGACCCGGGTGGCCCGCGAGGTGGGCAGCGAGGGCCGGTTGGGCGGTCAGGCGAAGGTTCCGGGGGTATCGGGCACCTGGAAGGGCCTCACCGAATCGGTGAACATCATGGCGGGCAACCTCACCGCGCAGGTCCGGTCGATCGCGGAGGTCACCACCGCGGTCGCGAAAGGCGATCTGTCGCAGAAGATCACCGTGGACGCGCGCGGGGAGATCCTGGAGCTGAAGAACACCATCAATACCATGGTCGGTACCCTGTCGTCGTTCGCCGACGAGGTCACCCGCGTCGCCCGCGACGTCGGCACCGAGGGCCGCCTCGGCGGCCAGGCCCAGGTGTTCGGGGTATCGGGCACCTGGAAGGGCCTCACCGAGTCGGTGAACTTCATGGCCGACAACCTGACCGATCAGGTCCGTTCGATCGCGCAGGTGGCCACCGCGGTCGCGAAAGGCGATCTGTCGCAGAAGATCACCGTCGAGGCCAAGGGCGAGGTCGCCGCGCTGGCCCAGACCATCAACACCATGGTCGACACGCTGTCGTCGTTCGCCGACGAGGTCACCCGGGTGGCGCGGGAGGTCGGCACGGAGGGGCGGCTCGGCGGCCAGGCCGACGTGAAGGGCGTCTCCGGCACCTGGAAGGGCCTCACCGAATCGGTGAACGTCATGGCCGCCAACCTGACCGACCAGGTCCGCTCCATCGCGCAGGTCACCACGGCGGTGGCGCGCGGCGACCTGTCGCAGAAGATCCGGGTCGACGCCCGCGGGGAGATCCTGGAGCTCAAGGACACCATCAATACCATGGTCGACACGCTGTCCTCGTTCGCCGACGAGGTCACCCGCGTCGCCCGCGACGTCGGCACCCAGGGGCGGCTCGGCGGCCAGGCCGACGTGAAGGGCGTCTCCGGCACCTGGAAGGGCCTCACCGAATCGGTGAACGTCATGGCGGACAACCTGACCGACCAGGTCCGCTCGATCGCGCAGGTGGCCACCGCGGTCGCGAAAGGCGATCTGTCGCAGAAGATCACCGTCGAGGCCAAGGGCGAGGTCGCCGCGCTGGCCCAGACCATCAACACCATGGTCGACACCCTGTCCGCGTTCGCCGACGAGGTCACCCGCGTCGCCCGCGAGGTCGGCACCGAGGGCATCCTCGGCGGCCAGGCACGGGTGCCCAATGTCGCGGGCACCTGGAAGAGCCTGACCGACAACGTGAATTCGATGGCGGGCAACCTCACCAGCCAGGTCCGCTCGATCGCGCAGGTCACCACGGCGGTGGCGCGCGGCGAGCTGTCGCAGAAGATCGACGTCGACGCGCGCGGCGAGATCCTCGAGCTCAAGACCACGATCAACACCATGGTCGACACCCTGTCCTCGTTCGCGGCCGAGGTGACCCGGGTGGCGCGCGAGGTCGGCCGGGAGGGGCGGCTCGGGGGTCAGGCCGAGGTCGAGGGCGTGTCGGGAACGTGGAAACGGTTGACCGAGAACGTCAACGAGCTCGCGGGCAATCTCACCCTCCAGGTGCGGGCCATCGCGGAGGTGACCAGCGCGGTGGCGACCGGGGACCTCACCCGCTCGATCTCGGTGGAGGCGCAGGGCGAGGTCGCCGAGCTGAAGAACAACATCAACGCGATGGTGCAGTCGCTGCGCGAGACCACCCACACCAACGAGCAGCAGGCGTGGCTCAATACGAATCTGGCGAAGATCTCCGGACGGCTGCAGGGCCATCGCGATCTCAGCGCGGTCGCCCAGCTGATCATGAGCCAGGTCACCCCGATGGTCGGCGCGCAGTACGGCACCTTCTTCTTCATGGAGACCGACGGCGACCATCCGCGGCTGCGGCTGATCGCGGGGTACGGGCGCAAGGAGGACGGAACGGCCTTCGAACTCGGCGAATCGCTGATCGGCCAAGTGGCGCAGACGAAGAAGCCCGTGGTCGTCGACGAGACGCCGCCGGACTACGTCCGCATCGGGTCCAGCCTCGGCGCGGCCCGCCCGGTCAACCTGATCGTGCTGCCCATCGTGTTCGAGGACCAGGTGCTCGGCGTGATCGAATTGGCGTCGTTCGGCCGATTCACGCCCGTGCAGAAGGATTTCCTCGAACAGCTCATGGAGAGCATCGGCGTGAACGTCAACACCATCATGGCCAACGCGCGCACCGACGCCCTGCTGTCGGAATCGCAGCGGCTGGCAGGGGAATTGCAGCAGTCCAACGCCGAACTGGAGGAGAAGGCGGAGCTGCTGGTCCGCCAGAACCGCGATATCGAGATGAAGAATTTCGAGATCGAGCAGACCCGCCAGGAGATCGAGGAACGCGCCCAGCAGCTGGCGCTGGCCTCGAAGTACAAGTCGGAGTTCCTGGCGAACATGTCCCACGAGCTGCGCACCCCGCTGACCAGCCTGCTCATCCTGGCCGGTGTGCTGGCCAAGAACGCCACCCGCAATCTGACGCCCAAGCAGGTCGAGTTCGCGACCGTGATCCAGTCCGCCGGTAAGGATTTGCAGCAGCTGATCGACGACATCCTCGACCTGTCCAAGGTCGAGGCGGGCAAGATGGACATCCGCGCCGAGCGGGTCCCCATGCGGCAGCTGGTGGAGTACGTGCAGACCACGTTCCGCCCGCTGACCACCCAGAAGGGGCTGGCCTTCGAGATCGAGGTGCACCCCGAGGTGCCCGCGCACCTGGAGACCGACGAGCAGCGGCTGCGGCAGGTGCTGCGCAATCTGCTGTCCAATGCGGTGAAGTTCACCGAGAAGGGCAGGATCCGGCTCGAGGTGCGATCGCTGGACGACCGGGTCGCATTCGCGGTGAGCGACACCGGAATCGGCATCGACGAACAGAATCTGGACACCATCTTCGGCGCCTTCCAGCAGGCCGACGGCACCACCAGCCGCCGCTACGGCGGCACCGGGCTCGGCCTGTCGATCAGCCGGCAGGTGGCGAACCTGCTCGGCGGGGAGATCCGGGCCGAGAGCCGGCTCGGTGTCGGCAGCACGTTCACCCTGTACCTGCCGCTCACCCTGCACTCGGAGATCATCACCGAATCGTGGCTCGGGCCGAAGTCGGTACACCGGTCGGTGCTGGTCGTCGAGGACCCCGAGACCGCACCGCTGAGCCGGATGATCGGCGGCGTGATCGGCGAACTGGCCGACACCGCGGGGCCGATCACCCTCGAGTCCGTCGGCACCCCCGCCGCGGCCCTGGACTCGCTGCCCGCCGGTCCGTATCTGTGCGCGCTGATCGATGCGAGCCTGCCGGGAGCCGCGGCGCCGGAATTCCTGGGCGAGTTGCATCAGATGATGGCGGCGAGAAACGTTCCGGTGCTGGCCTATCCGGTCGGCGAACTCGACGCCGACGGGCGCGCCGTGTTCGAGGCCGACGGCCGCCCCCGCCGGATCGAACTGCTGCGCTCACCCGACGAGTTCCGGGAGCGATTCATCCTGCTGCTGACCCGGACCCGCCGCCGGGCGCTGGAGGCGCCGGCGCAGCGGGAGCGACGCCCGCAGTTGCAGGGCCGCAAGGTGCTGCTCATCGACGACGACGCCCGCAATGTGCTGGCGATCGCGGGAATGCTGGAATTGAACGGGCTTTCGGTGAACCACGCGTCCAACGGCCGCAAGGGCATCGAGGCCCTACAGGCCAACCCGGACGTCGACGTGATCCTGATGGACGTGATGATGCCGGAGATGGACGGGCACGCCACCACCGCCACGATCCGGCGGATGCCGCATTTCGATCGGCTGCCGATCATCATGGTCACCGCCAAGGCGATGGCCGGTGATCGGGAGAAGAGCCTCGCCTCCGGCGCCAGCGACTACATCACCAAACCGGTCGACCCGGACGAACTGCTGGACTGCATCGCCCGCTGGCTGGCACCGTCGGCCTGA
- a CDS encoding response regulator translates to MPGAFGGDPVRLLLVEDHPMVSIALRAAFELVEDIDLVATVGTVAATLATASELRPQVILLDRRLPDGDGIDAIPRLRGVCPESRVLVFTGYATRAMTDRVMAVGGAGLVLKDGMFEDLAAVIRRVAAGQDCFDTTLGH, encoded by the coding sequence ATGCCGGGTGCATTCGGCGGCGATCCCGTGCGATTGCTGCTGGTCGAGGACCATCCGATGGTCTCGATAGCGTTGCGGGCCGCCTTCGAACTCGTCGAGGATATCGACCTGGTGGCCACCGTGGGAACCGTCGCGGCGACCCTCGCGACGGCGAGCGAGCTACGCCCACAGGTGATTCTGCTCGACCGCAGGCTGCCCGACGGCGACGGGATCGACGCGATCCCGCGGCTGCGCGGCGTGTGCCCGGAGTCGAGGGTGCTGGTGTTCACCGGCTACGCCACCCGCGCCATGACCGACCGGGTGATGGCGGTCGGCGGCGCCGGTCTGGTCCTCAAGGACGGCATGTTCGAGGATCTGGCGGCCGTGATCCGGCGGGTGGCCGCGGGCCAGGACTGTTTCGACACGACACTCGGACATTGA
- a CDS encoding AraC family transcriptional regulator, translated as MPEIRHTPRASTRLLPLPAGAGIDAHRHDEHQIAYAGRGVLSVTTDAGTWIAPANRALWIPAGASHAHRAFGDTDLYLVGLPVRDNPLGLTRLAVLSVGPLLRELIIAYTERPGDPAAERRRLRGVLLDRLRRSVEQPLHVPVARDPRLLAVCAILHDDPADTRTLAQLGAAVGVSDRTLARLCRAELGMTFPQWRTQLRLHQALCLLAQDTPVTVVAHTCGWASTSAFIDVFRRAFGHTPGAHQRLGVSTT; from the coding sequence ATGCCGGAAATCCGCCACACCCCACGCGCGTCGACGCGCCTGCTGCCCCTGCCCGCCGGGGCGGGCATCGACGCGCATCGGCACGACGAGCACCAGATCGCCTACGCCGGGCGCGGCGTGCTGTCGGTCACCACCGACGCGGGCACCTGGATCGCGCCCGCCAATCGGGCGCTGTGGATTCCGGCGGGCGCCAGCCACGCCCACCGCGCCTTCGGCGATACCGACCTGTACCTGGTGGGATTGCCGGTGCGCGACAACCCGCTCGGCCTGACCCGGCTCGCGGTGCTGAGCGTCGGCCCGCTGCTGCGCGAGCTGATCATCGCCTACACCGAGCGCCCCGGCGATCCCGCCGCCGAACGCCGCCGCCTGCGCGGCGTCCTGCTCGATCGACTGCGCCGATCCGTCGAGCAACCGCTGCACGTGCCCGTCGCGCGGGACCCGCGCCTGCTCGCGGTGTGCGCGATCCTGCACGACGACCCGGCCGACACCCGGACCCTCGCCCAGCTCGGCGCGGCCGTCGGCGTGAGCGACCGCACCCTCGCCCGGCTCTGCCGGGCCGAACTGGGCATGACCTTTCCGCAGTGGCGCACCCAGCTCCGCCTGCACCAGGCGCTGTGCCTGCTCGCCCAGGACACCCCGGTCACCGTCGTCGCGCACACCTGCGGCTGGGCCTCCACCAGCGCCTTCATCGATGTCTTCCGCCGCGCGTTCGGCCACACCCCGGGCGCCCACCAGCGCCTCGGCGTTTCTACTACATAA
- a CDS encoding TetR/AcrR family transcriptional regulator gives MVNGGTTPRAPRVDARSERWREHRRRVRAEFVDAALRALDTHGPDVSMGDIAKTAGAAKPKLYRHFSDKADLYQAIVDRLGDVLWERIMATIDLTHDSAADLVRRTATEYALVISDHPNVFRFLLHGHFTQQADASEHALQSARRSARRAAQLLADAVDDASVDADSAELVIYSTFGAVASATDWWLGAQRLTDRSMPVEDFVGYLTAIIAALAQTSARLAGLSLDPNQPLHQAFSRT, from the coding sequence ATGGTGAACGGCGGAACGACCCCTCGTGCTCCCCGGGTCGATGCCCGCAGCGAACGCTGGCGCGAGCACCGGCGCCGGGTGCGCGCCGAATTCGTCGACGCCGCCCTGCGCGCGCTCGACACGCACGGCCCCGATGTCAGCATGGGCGATATCGCCAAGACCGCGGGAGCCGCCAAACCCAAGCTGTACCGGCACTTCTCGGACAAGGCCGACCTCTACCAGGCGATCGTGGACCGGCTCGGCGACGTGCTGTGGGAGCGGATCATGGCCACCATCGACCTGACCCACGACTCCGCCGCGGACCTGGTCCGCCGGACCGCCACCGAATACGCGCTGGTGATCAGCGATCACCCCAATGTGTTCCGGTTCCTGCTGCACGGGCATTTCACGCAGCAGGCCGACGCCTCCGAGCACGCCCTGCAATCGGCCCGGCGCTCGGCGCGCCGGGCCGCGCAGCTGCTCGCGGACGCCGTCGACGACGCGTCGGTGGACGCCGACAGCGCGGAGCTGGTGATCTATTCGACCTTCGGCGCGGTCGCCTCGGCCACCGACTGGTGGCTGGGAGCGCAGCGACTGACCGACCGGTCCATGCCGGTCGAGGACTTCGTCGGCTACCTGACCGCGATCATCGCCGCGCTCGCGCAGACCTCCGCCCGCCTGGCAGGGTTGTCGCTGGATCCGAATCAGCCGCTGCACCAGGCGTTCTCGCGCACCTAG